The Herpetosiphonaceae bacterium genome segment CGTCGCACTGCATGGCTGTGCCGGGTACGACCAGGATTTTCATCTCCTCTCTTCCACGTTCTTCAGAGCGCGCCAGGACATCGCCGATGCTGTTCGCCAAAACTCGCAAGGGATGGTGGTATGCGCTACCCTCACTTTTACTACTGTTGGACATGGCAGCTCGCGGCCAGCCCGGAGTCGCTCTGGGCGCTGGTGTCCGATACCAATCGGCTCAATCGGGCGGCGTGGCTACCTGCGGTGCGGCAAACAGCGCAGCGAGGAGCGCCGCCCGGCTATGGGCGGCATCGCCTACAAGCAATCCGGCTTGGCGTACGGCTGGAGTGGGAAGAAGAGCCGTTCGAGTGGATACGGCCCTATCGCTATGGGATCACCCGGCGCTATGTGCGCGGCCCGGTGGCCGAGATGCGCGCGCTGGCCGAGCTTGATCCGCGACCGGATGGGGGCACGCGGCTTACGTATCAGGTCTGGGCGCGGCCTCACAATCTGCTGGGGATCATCGGCATTCCGGTGCAGATCGGCATCTTGAACGCCCGTGCCTTTGACACGGCCTTTCGACGCCATGCTCAGATGGCAGGGCTGAGCCAGCCACGGGCCGAGCGGCCTGTTCACGTTCGGCTGATGCCCGGCGCGCGGACGCGACTTGCGGAGCTGACCCGTGCGCTGCACCGGCATGGCCTCGATCCGCCGCTGATCGCCCGGTTGATCGAGACGATCGCAGAGGCGGATAACCTGACGGCAGCCTATCTGCGGCCCTATGTCCTGGCCGACGAGTGGAAGGCTGAGCGCCGCGCCGTGCTTGAGCTATGCCTGTGGGCCACGCGGATCGGGCTGCTCGACTTTCGCTGGGATATTCTCTGCCCGCTCTGTCGCAACGCGGATCTGTCTCGCTCGACGCTGCGCGATCTTGAATCCGAGGCACACTGCGATAGCTGCCAGATCGATTTTACCGTGAACTTCGACCGGCTGGTCGAGATCACATTTCGTCCCAGCCCGGCGATCCGGCAGATTGAGCAGCGCGAGTATTGCATCGGCGGGCCGCAGGTAACGCCGCACATCGTCGCTCAGCAGATCGTGCCGCCGGGCGTCGAGCGCGCGCTGACACTGCCGCTCGAAGCGGGCCGCTACCGCATGCGCGCAGGCCAACGTCAGGGCGCGCAACTGCTGTGCGCGATCCCCGATGGCGCTGCCGAGACGACGATAGCGATCAGCGATGGCGACTGGGCGGGGCAAGAGCGCTGGATTGCGCTCCGACCGACGCTACGGATCACGAACGCGACCGCCGACGAGCAGGTGATGATTCTGGAGCGCATGGCCTGGACCGATCAGGCGGTGACGGCAGCGGATGTAACGGCGTTGCAGCTCTTTCGCGATCTCTTCGCCGACGAGGCGCTCCGTCCGGGGCAGCAGATTGCGGTCGGCAGCCTGACGATCCTTTTCACCGATCTCCGCGACTCGACCAGGCTGTACCGAGAGATTGGCGACGCCGTGGCATTTGGCCGGGTCATCGATCATTTCGATGCCCTGCGGCACAGCATCGCAGCGGAAGACGGCGTGCTCGTCAAAACGATCGGCGATGCGGTCATGGCGATCTTCCGGCGACCGATCGCGGCGCTGCGCGCGATTACCAGCGCCCAGCGCATGCTGGCGGCTCCGGCAGGCGGCGGACAGCCCTTCGTGCTGAAGGCTGGCCTGCATCACGGCCCGTGCATCGCGGTGACACTCAACGACCGGCTCGACTATTTCGGCACCACCGTCAATCTCGCGGCGCGGCTGCAAAGCCTATCACGCGGCGGCGACGTTGTGGTATCGGCGGCGATCCGGCATGATCCAGAGGTCGCCGAGTGGCTTGCCGATCCCGACGTGCAGCTTAGCGTCTGTTCGTTTGAGGCGCAGGTCAAGGGCTTTGACGGGCCGCTTGAGCTGTGGCGGGTAACACCAGCCCAACCCGACCGCCGCGATCCTGAACGCCCGCCCGGCTGATCTGGTGTGGCCTGCGTTCGGGATCGCTCAGCCGCAGCAGGCAGAGGATCACGCCGCCATAGCCCAACATCAGATCGGGCGTGAACACATCGGGAAGATCCGACTGGCACAGCAGCAGGCCGTCGCGCTCGATCATAAACGCTTCGAGCAGACGCGCGAGCACGAGCGCCTCGTCGAGGTAGCTTGCGGATCTGGTCGCCTGGAACATATCCAGCAAAAACTCGATATTGCCCGCCAGGCCGTGACATTGGGTTGGACCGGCCCAGCGCGCGCCGTGGG includes the following:
- a CDS encoding adenylate/guanylate cyclase domain-containing protein, giving the protein MRYPHFYYCWTWQLAASPESLWALVSDTNRLNRAAWLPAVRQTAQRGAPPGYGRHRLQAIRLGVRLEWEEEPFEWIRPYRYGITRRYVRGPVAEMRALAELDPRPDGGTRLTYQVWARPHNLLGIIGIPVQIGILNARAFDTAFRRHAQMAGLSQPRAERPVHVRLMPGARTRLAELTRALHRHGLDPPLIARLIETIAEADNLTAAYLRPYVLADEWKAERRAVLELCLWATRIGLLDFRWDILCPLCRNADLSRSTLRDLESEAHCDSCQIDFTVNFDRLVEITFRPSPAIRQIEQREYCIGGPQVTPHIVAQQIVPPGVERALTLPLEAGRYRMRAGQRQGAQLLCAIPDGAAETTIAISDGDWAGQERWIALRPTLRITNATADEQVMILERMAWTDQAVTAADVTALQLFRDLFADEALRPGQQIAVGSLTILFTDLRDSTRLYREIGDAVAFGRVIDHFDALRHSIAAEDGVLVKTIGDAVMAIFRRPIAALRAITSAQRMLAAPAGGGQPFVLKAGLHHGPCIAVTLNDRLDYFGTTVNLAARLQSLSRGGDVVVSAAIRHDPEVAEWLADPDVQLSVCSFEAQVKGFDGPLELWRVTPAQPDRRDPERPPG